A genome region from Hippopotamus amphibius kiboko isolate mHipAmp2 chromosome 1, mHipAmp2.hap2, whole genome shotgun sequence includes the following:
- the LCE6A gene encoding late cornified envelope protein 6A, with protein MSQQKQQSQETPSVLRCPPCRGPPPSLVSCSAPCPPCAGGCDSGSQRPRDQSLASSWRARRAPRKPRCLSGGTTYHIKEEEC; from the coding sequence ATGTCACAGCAGAAGCAGCAGTCTCAGGAGACTCCAAGTGTTCTCAGATGCCCCCCTTGCCGAGGCCCACCTCCTTCCCTGGTCTCCTGCTCTGCTCCTTGCCCTCCCTGTGCAGGAGGCTGTGATTCTGGTTCCCAAAGGCCCCGGGATCAGAGCCTGGCCAGCTCTTGGAGGGCTCGGAGGGCTCCCCGGAAGCCCCGCTGTCTCAGCGGTGGCACAACCTACCACATCAAAGAGGAGGAGTGTTGA